The nucleotide sequence TGTTCCGGATGCTGCAATAATGCGCCTTGTCTCCCACCCGGTTCTCTGTAACTACTACGTTACGTATCGCTGCAATGCGAGCTGTAGTTTCTGCGATATCTGGGAGCGGCCATCACCTTACGTTACCCTCGATAATGCCCGCCAGAACCTACGCGATCTGAAACGTCTTGGCGTTCGGGTGGTTGATTTTACTGGGGGCGAACCCCTGCTCCATCGTCAGTTGCCGGAGCTTCTGCACGAAGCCCGGCAACTGGGGCTGATTACGACCATTACGACTAATGCGCTGCTGTACCCTAAACAGGCCGAACGGCTGCGCGGTCTGGTGGATATGCTGCACTTTTCGCTCGATTCGCCGGTGGCCGAAGAGCACGACCGGTTGCGGGGCGTAGCGTGTTTCGATAAGGTCATGGAGTCGATTGCCATTGCCCGGCAGTTGGGCGAACGGCCGGATATTCTGTTCACCGTCTTTACGCATAATGTCCACCAGATTCGGCAGATGCATGAGGAAATCTGCCTGCCAAATAATCTGGTTCTGATTCTGAATCCGGTTTTCGAGTATAACACCGTTGAAACCGGCGACCGCCTGTCCGCCGAAGCCCTGACGCAGTTATCCTGGTGGGGTCGGCAGAAGAATGTTTACCTCAACGATGCCTTCGTGCAACTTCGGCGCGATGGCGGTAACCACATCAGCGATCCTGTTTGCAAGGCGGGCAGCACCACACTTGTCATCTCGCCGGAGAACAAACTGGTGTTGCCCTGCTACCATCTCGGTCTGAAAGATTTTCCCATTACTGATAATCTGTACGAGCTATATCATTCAGCCGATGTGCAGCAACTGGTGGCGCTGGAGGGCCGTTTACCAGGCTGCGAGGGCTGTACAATCAACTGCTATATGCAGCCATCATTTGCCGTAGAAGTTAACAAATACTGGTGGCGGGCGCTGCCCAGTACGCTCAAGTATAACTGGGTGAAGGGAACCTGGAAACAGTTGTTGTAGTCTGCCTGACCGCCTTCACAAATCGGTTTTTCCTGCCTGTTATGCTCTACACTACCCAACAAACCACTGAACTACCCGCTGGCGGCTTTCAGTTTCTGCGTACTTCGTTCGACGACCACGTTCTGACCATTACGCTGAACCGGCCCGAAAAGAAGAATGCACTAAACCCGCCTATGCTGAATGAACTGGCGTTTGCTCTGGCTCATGCACACTATCGAAAAGATATCTGGCTCGTGGTGCTGGCCGCTGAGGGTGATACCTTCTGCGCCGGTATGGACCTTAAATCGCTTTCATCAGGCGACATTGGAGAATCTTCGGTACCGGAGCCGGGCGGTCCCGTTCGGTTGGGAGAGTTGATGGCTGGGCTGCATAAGCCCTGCATCGCGCGGGTGCAGGGGGCTGTGTATGCCGGTGGTTTTCTGCTGGTCGGCGGCAGTACGTACGTAATCGCGGCCGAGTCGGCTACGTTTAGCCTGCCAGAAGTGAAACGGGGCTTATTCCCCTTTCAGGTCATGGCCATATTGCTCGAGATCATGCCTGCTCGGCAGGCTCTTGACCTTTGCCTGCGTGCACGAACACTCTCAGCGGCCGATGCGCTAACGCTCGGCCTGGTTACCGAAGTGGCTCCCACTAATGAACTGAACAATGCGGTTACGCGCCTGGCTAACGAACTCAAAGCGTTTTCACCTACGGCCATGCAGTTTGGGTTACGTGCCTATCAGCAATTAAAAAGCCTGCCATCAAACGAACAGCAGGCTTACCTATATGAGCAGTTTCGGTTACTTCAGCAAACGCCGGATGCAAAAGAAGGCATGGCTGCTTTTTTAGAAAAACGGAAACCGAACTGGTCGGATCACTGATTAAGGCTTCGGTAAATCCGGGCAATTATCCTTTCGGCGGGTGTCGATAATGTTCTGAATTTTCCAGTTACCGTTTACTTTCACGAGCGTAAAGGAGTTGACCCCGCAGTGACTTTTCTTATCCTGAAAATAAAAAACGTAGGGCGTCCAGGCAGTTGCCAGTTCTCCGTCAATCCTGATGTCCATGCCCGATAGCCGCTCATCAAGGGCGAAAGGCGGGTACTTGACGACGGATGCCGCAAACTGACCAATGTTTTCGTTCCGCACCGAAACATCACCATCCTTGTTTTTTGCGATAGACTGTAATGTAGCGCCGGGCAGAAACGTGTTCTTAATCTGCGTCGAATCGCCTTTCCGCATACCATCGAACAGAAGCTTAATCGTCGTGCGAACAGCCGCTTCGTCGGTCGCGGTTTGGGCGAGGGCGGGAGTAATCAGTACCAGGCCGATGAAGAGTAGCAGGTGTTTCATAGTGTGTACTGGTGTAATTGAAATCTGCACCGGCTCACAGCGAGCCGGTGCAGATTTTACACTAAATATACTGGTTTACAATCATTTCGTAGAGTTCCTGCTTACCGCTAACCTGCTTGGGTTCGCCGTTATTTATGGCATACTGGCGGAGGTCTTCCAGCGTTAGCTCACCCCGCTCGAAGCGTGCGCCTTCGCCACTATCGTAGCTGGCGTAACGCTCCTGACGTAGTTTCTTATACTGCGATTTATTCAGGATAGCCTCGGCTGCAATGGCTGCCCGCGCAAAGGTGTCCATACCACCAATGTGCGCAATAAAGATATCCTCTAGGTCCGTCGAGTTCCGGCGTGTTTTCGCGTCAAAGTTTACCCCACCCGATTTGAGACCACCCGCTTCCAGGATGACCAGCATGGCTTCGGTCAGTTCGTAAACGTCTACCGGGAACTGGTCGGTATCCCAGCCGTTCTGGTAGTCGCCCCGGTTAGCATCAATGCTGCCAAGCATGTTGTTATCGGCCGCTACCTGCAGTTCGTGGGCGAAGGTATGGTTCGCCAGGGTCGCGTGGTTAGTTTCGATGTTCAGCTCGAAGTCGTCCTGCAGACCGTAGCGATTGAGGAAACCCACCACGGTAGCCGCGTCGAAATCGTACTGGTGCTTGGTAGGCTCCATTGGCTTCGGCTCAATATAGAACGACCCTTTGAAACCCTGCTTGCGGGCGTAGTCGCGACTGATCTGCAGAAATTTGCCGAGGTGTTCCTGCTCACGTTTCATATTCGTGTTCAGCAGCGACATATAACCTTCCCGGCCGCCCCAGAATGTATAGCCACGGCCACCCAACTCGATGGTGGCGTCAATGGCGTTCTTTACCTGCCAGCCACCGTGCGCCAGTACGTGGAAATCGGGGTTAGTCGAGGCTCCGTTCATGTAGCGCTCATGCGAGAACAGATTCGCCGTACCCCACAGGAGCTGAACTCCGCTGGCAGCCTGCTTTTGCTTAGCATAATCAACAATAGCGCGGAAATTTTTCTCAAATTCGGCGTTGGAGTTTCCTTCGGGAGCAACATCCACATCGTGGAAGCAGTAATACTCCATGCCGATTTTAGTGATAAACTCGAATGCCGCATCCATTTTGTCGTGAGCAGCGCCCAGCCGGTCGGAGTTGGCATCCCACGGGAAATGCTTAACGCCTGGCCCGAAGGGGTCGCCACCGGTACCACAGAAGGTGTGCCAGTAGGCCGTAGCAAACCGGAACAGATCCTTCATGGGCGTATCCATAATGGTCCGGTTAGCATCGTAAAACTTAAAGGCCATTGGATTGTCCGACTCGCGCCCTTCGAAGGCTATCGGCTTATCAACAAAGGGAAAATAGGTCTTATCGCCAAGGGTTAGATTGATGTTGGCCATCGAAACAGATATTAAGTTGTTAATAGAAAAGAAAACCAAAGGTAGCTTTTCCTGATACGGTCCGCAAAACTTTGGGTTACCTACTGGACTAATTTAGCTTTTCCCTGATCGGTCATCGCCTGGCTTCTCTGACGAGTCATTTTTTTGATGTATTCCACGCGCCGAAAACGTAGGGCGCTCCAGTCCTCGTCAATCGCTACCTGACGTACTCCTGCAAAACCATATTTTTCTAGC is from Spirosoma taeanense and encodes:
- a CDS encoding radical SAM protein, translating into MRLVSHPVLCNYYVTYRCNASCSFCDIWERPSPYVTLDNARQNLRDLKRLGVRVVDFTGGEPLLHRQLPELLHEARQLGLITTITTNALLYPKQAERLRGLVDMLHFSLDSPVAEEHDRLRGVACFDKVMESIAIARQLGERPDILFTVFTHNVHQIRQMHEEICLPNNLVLILNPVFEYNTVETGDRLSAEALTQLSWWGRQKNVYLNDAFVQLRRDGGNHISDPVCKAGSTTLVISPENKLVLPCYHLGLKDFPITDNLYELYHSADVQQLVALEGRLPGCEGCTINCYMQPSFAVEVNKYWWRALPSTLKYNWVKGTWKQLL
- a CDS encoding enoyl-CoA hydratase/isomerase family protein, yielding MLYTTQQTTELPAGGFQFLRTSFDDHVLTITLNRPEKKNALNPPMLNELAFALAHAHYRKDIWLVVLAAEGDTFCAGMDLKSLSSGDIGESSVPEPGGPVRLGELMAGLHKPCIARVQGAVYAGGFLLVGGSTYVIAAESATFSLPEVKRGLFPFQVMAILLEIMPARQALDLCLRARTLSAADALTLGLVTEVAPTNELNNAVTRLANELKAFSPTAMQFGLRAYQQLKSLPSNEQQAYLYEQFRLLQQTPDAKEGMAAFLEKRKPNWSDH
- a CDS encoding nuclear transport factor 2 family protein, with protein sequence MKHLLLFIGLVLITPALAQTATDEAAVRTTIKLLFDGMRKGDSTQIKNTFLPGATLQSIAKNKDGDVSVRNENIGQFAASVVKYPPFALDERLSGMDIRIDGELATAWTPYVFYFQDKKSHCGVNSFTLVKVNGNWKIQNIIDTRRKDNCPDLPKP
- the xylA gene encoding xylose isomerase, yielding MANINLTLGDKTYFPFVDKPIAFEGRESDNPMAFKFYDANRTIMDTPMKDLFRFATAYWHTFCGTGGDPFGPGVKHFPWDANSDRLGAAHDKMDAAFEFITKIGMEYYCFHDVDVAPEGNSNAEFEKNFRAIVDYAKQKQAASGVQLLWGTANLFSHERYMNGASTNPDFHVLAHGGWQVKNAIDATIELGGRGYTFWGGREGYMSLLNTNMKREQEHLGKFLQISRDYARKQGFKGSFYIEPKPMEPTKHQYDFDAATVVGFLNRYGLQDDFELNIETNHATLANHTFAHELQVAADNNMLGSIDANRGDYQNGWDTDQFPVDVYELTEAMLVILEAGGLKSGGVNFDAKTRRNSTDLEDIFIAHIGGMDTFARAAIAAEAILNKSQYKKLRQERYASYDSGEGARFERGELTLEDLRQYAINNGEPKQVSGKQELYEMIVNQYI